The following proteins are co-located in the Syngnathus scovelli strain Florida chromosome 21, RoL_Ssco_1.2, whole genome shotgun sequence genome:
- the mybpc2b gene encoding myosin binding protein Cb isoform X1, with protein sequence MKQACVRVRQALYDNLCFCFLFALFGLILRLALSAADSDSDWDANVKAVGGEVTELTGLFVEKPPDHVTAIAGTDLILIAKVDSSALVKKPMMKWLKGKWMDLSSKAGKHMQFKETYDRETKIYTFEMTVNKVVAGDAGGYRCEVTAKDKCDSSSFEIAVEASQQDQQVDILSTFKRADAGEDEGDLDFSALLKAAKKKRPEKVEEEVDVWELLKSAHPSEYEKIAFKYGITDLRGMLKRLKKMRVEPKHSEAFLTKMESCYTVDKGKRIILKCEVMDPNVQVKWLKNGQEIKPSAKYLMETNGNIRTLTINKTTLADDAAYECVVGEDKSFTEVFVKEPPVTITKLMDDYHVVVGERVEFEIEVSEEGAHVMWFYGDEEIVKDAASTKYRFKKDGKKHTFIIQEATLEDIGMYHAWTNGGHTKGELEVEEKKLEVLQDIADLTVKATDQALFKCEVSDEKVTGKWYKDGVEVMPSERIKMTHVGRFHRLIIDDVKPGDAGDYTFVPDGYALSLSAKLNFLEIKIDYVPRQDPPKIHLDTTGNMVSQNSIILVAGNKLRLDVEITGEPAPKVLWSKGDQPITEDSGRVRVESRKDLSCFIIEGAEREDEGSYTIVVTNPAGQDKAVLNIKIIDVPDAPEHVKCTTVGEDCATIIWEAPKFDGGAALKGYLMERKKHGSSRWTKLNFDVYESTTYEAKKMIEGVLYEMRVFAVNSIGMSQPSLTSKPFMPMAPTSEPTRLSVNDVTDTTCSLKWLAPERIGAAGLDGYVIEYCKDGDTEWVVANTDLCEKQSYVVRGLPVGEKINFRVVAVNIAGRSAPAIMSEPVTIREIMERPKIRLPRHLRTKYIRKVGEKINLTIPFQGKPRPVANWFKDGQPIDPKIINVRTSNVDTILFIRSAEREHSGTYELVLKIENMEDRASFQLRVVEKPGPPLNVRVSDVWGFNAALEWDPPTDDGNCEITGYTIQKADMKTKEWFTIYEHNKRTHCTASDLIMGNEYMFRVYSENLCGLSEEPRQSKNTATIAKTGANVTVIEIVSVIILLSPRIVGLQLKQNPYQEMDMSCVPKFTQPLVDRTVVAGYTTAISCAVRGFPKPKIVWMKNKMILGEDPKYLMQNYQGVVTLNIRKPSPFDGGKYTCVAINELGKDEVECKLDIRAAVDPQQD encoded by the exons ATGAAACAAGCTTGTGTGCGTGTACGTCAAGCGTTGTACGACAATTTGTGCTTTTGCTTCCTCTTCGCTTTGTTCGGTTTAATCTTGCGTCTCGCTTTGTCTGCAGCAGATTCTGACTCCGACTGGGATG CTAACGTGAAGGCTGTAGGGGGCG AGGTGACAGAGCTCACTGGGCTCTTCGTGGAGAAGCCGCCAGATCATGTGACCGCTATTGCAG GAACGGATTTGATCCTCATTGCCAAGGTCGACTCGAGCGCCTTGGTAAAGAAACCCATGATGAAATGGCTGAAGGGAAAGTGGATGGATTTGAGCAGCAAGGCTGGGAAACACATGCAGTTCAAAGAAACCTACGACAGGGAGACAAAG ATCTACACTTTTGAAATGACGGTCAACAAAGTGGTCGCCGGAGACGCCGGTGGCTACAGGTGCGAAGTGACAGCCAAAGACAAATGCGACAGCTCCAGCTTTGAGATCGCCGTGGAGG CCTCCCAGCAAGACCAGCAGGTGGACATTTTGTCTACCTTCAAGAGAGC GGATGCCGGCGAAGATGAGGGTGATCTGGATTTCAGTGCTCTTCTCAAAGCTGCCAAGAA GAAGAGACCTGaaaaggtggaggaggaggtcgACGTATGGGAATTGCTGAAGAGCGCCCACCCGAGCGAATATGAGAAAATCGCTTTCAAGTACGGCATTACCGACCTGAGGGGCATGCTGAAACGTCTGAAAAAGATGAGGGTGGAGCCCAAGCACAGCGAGG CTTTCCTGACCAAAATGGAATCTTGCTACACCGTGGACAAAGGCAAAAGAATCATCCTCAAATGTGAGGTGATGGATCCCAACGTGCAGGTCAAATGGTTGAAGAACGGCCAAGAGATCAAACCATCTGCCAA GTACTTGATGGAGACAAATGGAAACATCCGAACGCTCACCATCAACAAGACCACCCTGGCTGATGATGCTGCGTACGAGTGTGTGGTGGGCGAAGACAAGAGTTTCACTGAGGTTTTCGTCAAAG AACCACCTGTGACCATCACCAAGCTTATGGATGACTACCACGTGGTGGTAGGGGAGAGAGTGGAGTTTGAGATTGAGGTGTCAGAGGAGGGCGCCCACGTCATGTG GTTCTATGGGGATGAGGAAATTGTAAAGGACGCGGCATCCACAAAGTATCGCTTTAAGAAAGACGGGAAGAAGCACACGTTCATCATCCAGGAAGCGACATTGGAGGACATCGGAATGTACCATGCTTGGACAAACGGGGGCCATACCAAAGGAGAGCTGGAGGTGGAAG aaaaaaaactggaagtGTTGCAGGACATTGCTGATTTGACGGTGAAGGCGACCGACCAGGCTTTGTTCAAGTGTGAGGTGTCTGATGAAAAGGTCACCGGCAAGTGGTACAAAGATGGAGTGGAAGTGATGCCCAGCGAACGCATCAAAATGACACACGTCGGAAG GTTTCATCGTCTGATCATTGACGACGTGAAGCCGGGGGATGCCGGAGACTACACTTTCGTTCCTGATGGATACGCTCTGTCACTTTCGGCCAAACTCAACTTCCTGG AAATCAAGATCGACTATGTGCCCAGGCAGG ATCCTCCAAAGATCCATCTGGACACCACCGGAAACATGGTGTCCCAAAACAGCATCATTTTGGTGGCTGGCAACAAGCTGAGACTGGACGTGGAGATCACTGGAGAACCAGCACCCAAGGTGCTCTGGTCCAAAGGAGACCAG CCAATCACGGAGGATTCCGGACGAGTCAGAGTGGAGAGCAGGAAGGACTTGAGTTGCTTCATCATTGAGGGCGCAGAGAGGGAGGACGAGGGCAGCTACACCATCGTTGTTACCAACCCGGCCGGGCAAGACAAGGCTGTGCTGAATATCAAGATAATAG ATGTGCCCGATGCTCCCGAGCATGTCAAGTGCACAACAGTGGGAGAAGATTGCGCCACCATCATCTGGGAGGCTCCTAAATTTGATGGCGGTGCAGCACTCAAGG gctatctgaTGGAGAGAAAGAAGCACGGTTCTTCCAGATGGACAAAGCTCAACTTTGACGTGTACGAATCGACCACGTACGAGGCCAAGAAGATGATTGAAGGCGTCCTGTACGAGATGAGGGTGTTTGCCGTCAACAGTATCGGCATGTCCCAGCCGAGTCTCACCTCCAAGCCCTTCATGCCTATGG CCCCGACGAGCGAGCCGACCCGTCTGTCGGTGAACGACGTGACGGACACCACGTGCTCCCTGAAGTGGCTGGCCCCGGAGAGAATCGGAGCCGCGGGCCTGGATGGCTACGTTATTGAATACTGCAAAGATGGAG ATACTGAATGGGTGGTAGCCAACACAGACCTGTGTGAAAAACAGAGCTACGTGGTCCGTGGCCTACCTGTTGGGGAGAAGATTAACTTCAGGGTGGTGGCAGTGAACATTGCAGGGCGCAGTGCTCCCGCCATCATGTCAGAGCCCGTCACGATCCGTGAAATCATGG AGCGTCCGAAAATCCGCCTACCTCGGCACCTGAGGACAAAGTACATCCGTAAAGTGGGAGAAAAGATCAACCTGACCATCCCCTTCCag GGGAAACCACGTCCCGTCGCGAACTGGTTTAAGGATGGGCAACCCATTGACCCAAAAATCATCAATGTACGTACCTCCAACGTGGACACCATCCTCTTCATCCGTTCGGCAGAGCGAGAGCACTCCGGAACATACGAGCTGGTTCTAAAGATCGAGAACATGGAGGACAGGGCCAGTTTCCAACTCAGAGTTGTTG AAAAGCCGGGGCCACCTTTAAACGTGCGGGTGTCCGACGTGTGGGGATTCAACGCCGCTCTGGAGTGGGACCCCCCCACCGATGACGGGAACTGTGAGATCACCGGATACACCATCCAGAAGGCCGACATGAAGACTAAG GAATGGTTCACTATTTATGAGCACAACAAACGGACCCACTGCACGGCGTCCGACCTCATTATGGGCAACGAGTACATGTTCCGCGTCTACAGCGAAAACTTGTGCGGCCTGAGCGAGGAGCCTCGTCAAAGCAAGAACacggccaccatcgccaagacaGGTGCGAACGTTACTGTGATTGAAATAGTTTCCGTTATAATTCTTCTTTCGCCACGTATCGTAGGTCTGCAGCTGAaacaaaacccctaccaggagaTGGATATGTCCTGCGTGCCGAAGTTCACTCAGCCGCTTGTGGACAGAACTGTGGTGGCCGGGTATACCACTGCCATCAGCTGTGCCGTCAGAGGCTTCCCTAAG CCCAAGATCGTATGGATGAAGAACAAGATGATCCTTGGTGAAGACCCCAAGTACTTGATGCAGAACTACCAAGGCGTGGTCACCCTCAACATTCGCAAGCCGAGCCCCTTTGACGGAGGCAAATACACCTGTGTGGCCATCAACGAGCTGGGCAAAGATGAAGTGGAGTGCAAGCTGGACATTCGAG CTGCCGTGGATCCACAACAGGATTAG